In Pyxidicoccus xibeiensis, the following proteins share a genomic window:
- a CDS encoding TetR/AcrR family transcriptional regulator, translating into MASPGSSGGGRKPPARRRAPPATPGADAEREARKARRQEGRRKAILTAARAVLVREGISRLTLEAVAAEADLSKPSLFYYFRSKEELAGELAVEGLAREVEVLEAAVAGAGSGVEALAALVRAKVDLYAEDLDGFRVVYLWPQLLGRQSDSQRERVYALSARLNDVLEARLQEDARAGRLAPGFQPRRLANVAWTSAHGLLALVAGLEDAGGTTRHTLSQLRDETCALLLRAGMR; encoded by the coding sequence ATGGCTTCGCCTGGCTCTAGCGGAGGAGGCAGGAAGCCTCCTGCCCGCCGGCGCGCGCCGCCCGCGACACCTGGCGCGGACGCGGAGCGCGAGGCCCGCAAGGCGCGGCGTCAGGAGGGCCGGCGCAAGGCCATCCTCACCGCCGCGCGCGCGGTGCTGGTGCGCGAGGGCATCTCCCGGCTGACGCTGGAGGCGGTGGCCGCGGAGGCGGACCTGAGCAAGCCGTCGCTCTTCTACTACTTCCGCTCCAAGGAGGAGCTCGCCGGGGAGCTGGCGGTGGAGGGGCTGGCGCGGGAGGTGGAGGTGCTGGAGGCGGCCGTCGCCGGCGCGGGCAGCGGGGTGGAGGCGCTGGCGGCGCTGGTGCGGGCCAAGGTGGACCTGTACGCGGAGGACCTGGACGGCTTCCGCGTCGTGTACCTCTGGCCGCAGCTCCTGGGCCGGCAGTCCGACTCGCAGCGTGAGCGCGTCTACGCGCTGAGTGCCCGGCTCAACGACGTGCTCGAGGCCCGGCTCCAGGAGGACGCGCGCGCGGGCCGGCTGGCCCCGGGCTTCCAACCCCGCCGGCTGGCCAACGTCGCCTGGACGTCGGCGCACGGGCTGCTCGCGCTGGTGGCGGGGCTGGAAGATGCGGGTGGCACTACACGGCACACCTTGTCGCAGCTGCGTGACGAGAC
- a CDS encoding DUF4336 domain-containing protein: protein MLRPVAEDVHVLTVDFKMGAFDLGGRMTVVRLPDGGLWVHSPVRFSPEARAAVDALGPVRFLVAPNLMHHLSLQDWAAAYPDAKVAAPAGLRKKRPELRIDLELGDAPDAGWAGVIDQVLVRGMPKLDEYLFFHRPGRTLLVTDLAFNVHRTGSWFTRTYLKLNRAWQRLAPTFIVRAILEDRAAARASLDTALAWDVERVVVCHGDVVERGGREALANGFAWL from the coding sequence ATGCTTCGCCCCGTGGCCGAGGACGTCCACGTCCTCACCGTCGACTTCAAGATGGGTGCGTTCGACCTGGGAGGCCGGATGACCGTCGTCCGCCTGCCGGACGGAGGGTTGTGGGTGCACTCGCCCGTCCGCTTCAGCCCCGAGGCGCGCGCGGCGGTGGACGCGCTGGGGCCGGTGCGCTTCCTGGTGGCGCCCAACCTCATGCACCACCTGAGCCTGCAGGACTGGGCGGCGGCGTACCCGGACGCGAAGGTGGCGGCGCCCGCGGGGCTGCGCAAGAAGCGCCCGGAGTTGCGCATCGACCTGGAGCTGGGGGACGCGCCGGACGCGGGCTGGGCAGGCGTCATCGACCAGGTGCTGGTGCGGGGGATGCCGAAGCTGGACGAGTACCTCTTCTTCCACCGGCCTGGCCGCACGCTGCTCGTCACCGACCTGGCCTTCAACGTCCACCGGACGGGCTCGTGGTTCACCCGGACGTACCTGAAGCTCAACCGCGCCTGGCAGCGGCTGGCGCCCACGTTCATCGTCCGCGCCATCCTCGAGGACCGGGCGGCGGCGCGCGCGTCGCTGGACACGGCGCTGGCGTGGGACGTGGAACGGGTGGTGGTGTGCCACGGCGACGTGGTGGAGCGCGGTGGCCGGGAGGCGCTGGCGAATGGCTTCGCCTGGCTCTAG